In Microbacterium enclense, one genomic interval encodes:
- a CDS encoding amino acid permease, translated as MSTSSSSRKKVAGATYTATDSTYFEKRTLKRSAGVWGLWGLAVAAVISGDFSGWNFGIGFAGFGGMLIAFVILVIMYYGLTFSIGEMAAAMPHTGGAYSFARSAMGPWGGLATGLAETIEYVATTAVVVYFSGQYADSALELLTGVSLPSFVWWIILYALFIALNAAGANISFGFAIVVSIISIGIIVVFGIMALASGAFDWGSLWNQTPDPGQSEFLPFGVGSILLALPFAMWFFLGIEELPLAAEESHDPARDIPRAGLWARGTLIVTGLIVLFLNTGVLGADATGTSVEPLLDGFRAIVGDQAAALLSLLALIGLLASLMGIMFAYGRNMYSLSRAGYYPRWLSLTGARKTPWVALVFGAVLGFLSLVIVQAAGGDASPAGAIVLNIAVWGAVLAYFLQMVAFIVLRKKFPNAVRPYKSPWGLFGAYSAAIIAAVVFFGLLLNSAYLLAIVAIIVVYAVIFIAFAVYGRHRLVLSPEEEYALSGGLHGDPQKEGYDAMEGEVFGDTRS; from the coding sequence ATGTCCACCTCGAGCAGTTCCCGCAAAAAGGTCGCCGGCGCCACCTATACCGCGACGGATTCCACGTACTTCGAGAAACGCACGTTGAAACGCTCGGCCGGCGTCTGGGGCCTGTGGGGTCTCGCGGTCGCCGCGGTCATCTCGGGCGACTTCTCCGGGTGGAACTTCGGCATCGGCTTCGCCGGGTTCGGCGGCATGCTCATCGCCTTCGTGATCCTCGTGATCATGTACTACGGCCTCACCTTCTCGATCGGCGAGATGGCCGCCGCGATGCCGCACACGGGCGGCGCGTACTCGTTCGCCCGCTCGGCGATGGGCCCGTGGGGCGGCCTGGCCACGGGCCTCGCCGAGACGATCGAGTACGTCGCCACCACCGCCGTTGTCGTCTACTTCTCGGGCCAGTACGCCGACTCCGCCCTCGAACTTCTCACCGGCGTGAGCCTGCCGTCGTTCGTGTGGTGGATCATCCTCTACGCCCTGTTCATCGCGCTCAACGCGGCGGGGGCCAACATCTCGTTCGGTTTCGCCATCGTCGTGTCGATCATCTCGATCGGCATCATCGTGGTCTTCGGCATCATGGCGCTGGCCAGTGGGGCTTTCGATTGGGGGTCCCTCTGGAACCAGACGCCCGACCCGGGCCAGTCGGAGTTCCTGCCCTTCGGCGTCGGCTCGATCCTGCTCGCCCTCCCCTTCGCGATGTGGTTCTTCCTGGGTATCGAAGAGCTGCCGCTCGCGGCCGAAGAGTCGCACGATCCCGCGCGCGACATCCCGCGGGCCGGTCTCTGGGCCCGCGGCACGCTCATCGTCACGGGTCTGATCGTGCTCTTCCTGAACACCGGCGTCCTCGGCGCGGATGCGACCGGCACCTCGGTCGAACCGCTCCTCGACGGGTTCCGCGCCATCGTCGGCGATCAGGCGGCAGCTCTGCTGTCGCTGCTCGCGCTCATCGGCCTTCTGGCATCCCTGATGGGCATCATGTTCGCCTACGGCCGCAACATGTACTCGCTCTCGCGCGCCGGCTACTACCCGCGGTGGCTCTCGCTCACGGGCGCCCGCAAGACGCCGTGGGTCGCGCTGGTCTTCGGCGCGGTGCTCGGCTTCCTCTCGTTGGTCATCGTCCAGGCTGCTGGCGGAGACGCCAGCCCCGCGGGTGCCATCGTGCTGAACATCGCCGTCTGGGGTGCTGTGCTGGCGTACTTCCTGCAGATGGTCGCCTTCATCGTGCTCCGCAAGAAGTTCCCGAACGCCGTCCGCCCCTACAAGAGCCCGTGGGGTCTGTTCGGCGCCTACTCCGCGGCGATCATCGCCGCCGTGGTGTTCTTCGGTCTGCTGCTGAACTCCGCGTACCTGCTGGCGATCGTGGCCATCATCGTCGTCTACGCGGTCATCTTCATCGCCTTCGCCGTCTACGGCCGCCACCGCCTCGTGCTCTCCCCCGAGGAGGAGTACGCCCTTTCCGGCGGCCTGCACGGCGACCCGCAGAAGGAGGGGTACGACGCCATGGAGGGTGAGGTCTTCGGCGACACCCGCTCCTGA
- a CDS encoding ATP-dependent Clp protease ATP-binding subunit has translation MFERFTDRARRVVVLAQEEAKMLNHNYIGTEHILLGLIHEGEGVAAKALESLGISLDAVREQVQDIIGQGQQQPTGHIPFTPRAKKVLELSLREALQLGHNYIGTEHILLGLIREGEGVAAQVLVKLGADLNKVRQQVIQLLSGYQGKEPAGVATGAGEQQSSGAQGGSAVLDQFGRNLTQAARDNKLDPVIGREKEIERVMQILSRRSKNNPVLIGEPGVGKTAVVEGLAQAIVKGDVPETLKDKQVYSLDLGSLIAGSRYRGDFEERLKKVTKEIRTRGDIIVFIDEIHTLVGAGAAEGAIDAASILKPLLARGELQTIGATTLDEYRKHFEKDAALERRFQPIQVAEPSLPHAINILKGLRDRYEAHHKVQITDGAIVAAANLADRYISDRFLPDKAIDLIDEAGARLRLSILSSPPELREFDEKIAKVREQKEQASEEQDFEKAASLRDEEKSLLAERLRLEKQWRSGDVASHAVVDEGLIAEVLAQATGIPVFKLTEEESSRLMFMEKALHQRVIGQEEAIAALSRTIRRQRAGLKDPKRPSGSFIFAGPTGVGKTELAKALAEFLFDDEGALISLDMSEFGEKHTVSRLFGAPPGFVGFEEGGQLTEKVRRKPFSVVLFDEIEKAHPDIFNSLLQILEEGRLTDGQGRVIDFKNTVIIMTTNLGSSAIAGGPVGFQVEGSAQTSYERMKGKVDEELKRHFKPEFLNRVDDVIVFPQLNKDELRQIVGLFVKRLADRLLDRDMTVELSDDAKDKLIEIGFDPTLGARPLRRAMQREVEDRLSEKILHGELESGDHVKVGVENGQFTFDTAPRGEKVAIGVGTAGEIAATPDTLAGN, from the coding sequence ATGTTCGAGAGATTCACCGACCGTGCCCGTCGTGTGGTCGTCCTCGCCCAAGAAGAGGCGAAGATGCTCAACCACAACTACATCGGGACGGAGCACATCCTGCTCGGCCTGATCCACGAGGGCGAGGGTGTCGCTGCCAAGGCGCTCGAGTCGCTCGGCATCTCGCTCGACGCCGTGCGAGAGCAGGTGCAGGACATCATCGGCCAGGGGCAGCAGCAGCCGACCGGCCACATCCCCTTCACGCCCCGGGCGAAGAAGGTCCTCGAGCTGTCGCTGCGCGAAGCCCTGCAGCTCGGTCACAACTACATCGGCACCGAGCACATCCTGCTCGGCCTGATCCGCGAGGGCGAGGGCGTCGCCGCACAGGTGCTCGTCAAGCTCGGCGCCGACCTCAACAAGGTGCGCCAGCAGGTCATCCAGCTGCTCTCGGGCTACCAGGGCAAGGAGCCCGCGGGTGTCGCCACCGGCGCCGGCGAGCAGCAGTCCTCGGGCGCGCAGGGCGGCTCGGCCGTGCTCGACCAGTTCGGTCGCAACCTCACACAGGCCGCGCGCGACAACAAGCTCGACCCCGTCATCGGGCGCGAGAAAGAGATCGAGCGCGTCATGCAGATCCTGTCGCGCCGCTCCAAGAACAACCCCGTCCTCATCGGTGAGCCCGGCGTCGGAAAGACGGCGGTCGTCGAGGGTCTCGCCCAGGCCATCGTCAAGGGTGATGTGCCCGAGACGCTGAAGGACAAGCAGGTCTACTCGCTCGACCTCGGCTCGCTCATCGCCGGTTCCCGGTACCGCGGTGACTTCGAGGAGCGCCTGAAGAAGGTCACCAAGGAGATCCGCACGCGCGGCGACATCATTGTCTTCATCGACGAGATCCACACCCTCGTGGGTGCCGGTGCCGCCGAGGGCGCGATCGACGCCGCGTCGATCCTGAAGCCCCTCCTCGCCCGCGGTGAGCTCCAGACCATCGGCGCCACCACGCTGGATGAGTACCGTAAGCACTTCGAGAAGGATGCCGCGCTCGAGCGCCGCTTCCAGCCGATCCAGGTGGCCGAGCCGAGCCTGCCCCACGCGATCAACATCCTGAAGGGCCTGCGCGACCGCTACGAGGCCCACCACAAGGTGCAGATCACCGACGGCGCGATCGTGGCCGCGGCGAACCTCGCCGACCGCTACATCAGCGACCGGTTCCTGCCCGACAAGGCCATCGACCTGATCGACGAGGCCGGCGCGCGCCTCCGCCTGTCGATCCTGTCGTCGCCGCCGGAGCTGCGCGAGTTCGACGAGAAGATCGCCAAGGTCCGCGAGCAGAAGGAGCAGGCCTCCGAGGAGCAGGACTTCGAGAAGGCCGCGTCGCTCCGCGACGAGGAGAAGTCCCTCCTCGCCGAGCGTCTGCGCCTCGAGAAGCAGTGGCGCTCGGGTGATGTCGCCTCCCACGCGGTGGTCGACGAGGGTCTGATCGCCGAGGTGCTCGCCCAGGCGACCGGCATCCCGGTGTTCAAGCTCACCGAGGAGGAGTCCAGCCGCCTCATGTTCATGGAGAAGGCCCTGCACCAGCGGGTCATCGGCCAGGAAGAGGCGATCGCGGCTCTGTCGCGCACGATCCGTCGTCAGCGCGCGGGCCTCAAAGACCCCAAGCGTCCCTCGGGCTCGTTCATCTTCGCCGGCCCCACGGGCGTCGGAAAGACCGAGCTGGCCAAGGCGCTCGCCGAGTTCCTCTTCGACGACGAGGGCGCGCTGATCTCGCTCGACATGTCGGAGTTCGGTGAGAAGCACACCGTCTCGCGTCTGTTCGGTGCCCCTCCCGGATTCGTCGGATTCGAAGAGGGTGGCCAGCTCACCGAGAAGGTGCGCCGCAAGCCGTTCTCGGTCGTGCTCTTCGACGAGATCGAGAAGGCCCACCCCGACATCTTCAACTCGCTGCTGCAGATCCTCGAAGAAGGTCGCCTGACCGACGGTCAGGGCCGCGTCATCGACTTCAAGAACACGGTGATCATCATGACGACGAACCTCGGTTCGTCGGCGATCGCCGGTGGACCCGTGGGCTTCCAGGTCGAGGGCAGCGCACAGACGTCGTACGAGCGGATGAAGGGCAAGGTCGACGAAGAGCTCAAGCGCCACTTCAAGCCCGAGTTCCTCAACCGCGTCGACGACGTCATCGTCTTCCCGCAGCTGAACAAGGACGAACTCCGTCAGATCGTCGGCCTGTTCGTCAAGCGCCTCGCCGACCGTCTGCTCGACCGTGACATGACGGTGGAGCTTTCGGACGACGCGAAGGACAAGCTGATCGAGATCGGGTTCGACCCGACACTCGGTGCGCGTCCCCTGCGCCGTGCCATGCAGCGTGAGGTCGAGGACCGCCTCAGCGAGAAGATCCTGCATGGGGAGCTCGAGTCGGGCGACCACGTGAAGGTCGGCGTCGAGAACGGGCAGTTCACCTTCGACACCGCCCCGCGCGGTGAGAAGGTCGCGATCGGTGTCGGAACGGCCGGCGAGATCGCCGCGACCCCCGACACGCTCGCCGGTAACTGA
- a CDS encoding helix-turn-helix domain-containing protein has translation MSPAAEDGPTGIHCRLDELLESRGMTLTRLSEIVGVSVVNLSVLKNDRARAIRYSTLSAICRALDCEVGDLLVIER, from the coding sequence ATGAGTCCCGCCGCGGAAGACGGCCCCACCGGCATCCACTGCCGACTGGACGAACTCCTCGAGTCGCGGGGGATGACGCTCACCCGCCTGAGCGAGATCGTCGGCGTCTCGGTGGTGAACCTCTCGGTGCTGAAGAACGATCGCGCACGGGCGATCCGCTACTCGACCCTCTCGGCGATCTGCAGGGCCCTGGACTGCGAAGTCGGCGACCTGCTCGTCATCGAGCGCTGA
- a CDS encoding amino-acid N-acetyltransferase yields the protein MTSSAPFVVRPAGTADVRRIHDLLEPFVQKRILLGKDLVVLYGSVQQFVVAEADGVVIGCGALHVMWEDLGEIRTLIVHDDWLHHGVGRAIVETLEQRARELGVSRLFCLTFEVDFFTRRGFAEIGEQVVDPDVYSQLVRSPDEGVAEFLDLAHVKPNTLGNTRMLKHL from the coding sequence GTGACCTCCTCCGCGCCGTTCGTCGTCCGCCCCGCCGGAACCGCCGACGTCCGACGCATCCATGACCTGCTCGAGCCGTTCGTGCAGAAGCGCATCCTGCTCGGCAAGGACCTGGTCGTGCTCTACGGCTCGGTGCAGCAGTTCGTCGTGGCGGAAGCCGACGGCGTCGTCATCGGCTGCGGAGCCCTGCACGTGATGTGGGAGGACCTCGGCGAGATCCGCACGCTCATCGTGCACGACGACTGGCTGCACCACGGTGTCGGCCGTGCGATCGTGGAGACGCTCGAGCAGCGCGCGCGAGAGCTCGGTGTGTCTCGCCTGTTCTGCCTCACCTTCGAGGTCGATTTCTTCACCCGACGTGGCTTCGCCGAGATCGGCGAGCAGGTCGTCGACCCCGATGTCTACTCGCAGCTCGTCCGCAGCCCCGACGAGGGTGTCGCCGAGTTCCTCGATCTCGCGCACGTGAAGCCCAACACCCTGGGCAACACGCGAATGCTCAAACACCTGTGA
- a CDS encoding glutamine synthetase family protein, translated as MAGNLTTAELDAAIDSGEIDTVVVAFPDAQGRLVGKRVAARFWRDEVLPHGAEACNYLLSVDVDLNTVDGYAMSSWDTGYGDMLLVPDLETLRRIPWQPGTALVVADLAWEDRAHVAQSPRGILNAQRARLAERGLTAYAGTELEFIVFDDSFREAWAKGYTGLHASTDYNVDYNLLATTRLEPLLRDIRLGMDGAGMYCEGVKGECNLGQQEIAFRYAEALETADNHTIYKNGAKEIADRHGKSLTFMAKFNEREGNSCHIHLSVRGDDGAAVMAGDGEHGFSPLMEHWIAGILATLREFTLLYAPTINSYKRFALGSFAPTGIAWGVDNRTCALRVVGRGSSLRVENRVPGGDVNPYLAISAIIAGGLHGIENELELPAPLTGNAYTSGVDTLPTTLREAARLFSESTIARAAFGDDVVEHYLNQARIEVEAFDAAVTDWERVRGFERL; from the coding sequence ATGGCGGGCAATCTCACCACCGCAGAACTGGATGCCGCGATCGACAGCGGCGAGATCGACACGGTCGTCGTCGCGTTCCCCGACGCGCAGGGGCGCCTCGTCGGCAAGCGCGTCGCCGCACGGTTCTGGCGCGACGAGGTGCTGCCGCACGGCGCCGAGGCCTGCAACTACCTGCTCTCGGTCGACGTCGACCTCAACACCGTCGACGGCTACGCGATGTCGAGCTGGGACACGGGGTACGGCGACATGCTGCTCGTCCCCGACCTCGAGACGCTCCGACGCATCCCGTGGCAGCCGGGCACGGCGCTCGTCGTGGCCGACCTCGCATGGGAAGACCGCGCGCATGTCGCGCAGTCGCCGCGTGGCATCCTGAACGCGCAGCGTGCGCGCCTCGCCGAACGGGGTCTGACCGCCTACGCGGGGACCGAGCTGGAGTTCATCGTCTTCGACGACTCGTTCCGAGAAGCCTGGGCCAAGGGCTATACGGGGCTCCACGCCTCGACCGATTACAACGTCGACTACAACCTGCTGGCCACGACACGGCTCGAGCCGCTGCTGCGCGACATCCGCCTCGGCATGGACGGGGCGGGCATGTACTGCGAGGGGGTCAAGGGGGAGTGCAATCTCGGCCAGCAGGAGATCGCGTTCCGTTACGCCGAAGCTCTCGAGACGGCCGACAACCACACGATCTACAAGAACGGCGCGAAAGAGATCGCCGACCGGCACGGCAAGTCGCTGACCTTCATGGCGAAGTTCAACGAGCGCGAGGGCAACAGCTGCCACATCCATCTCTCGGTTCGGGGCGACGACGGCGCCGCCGTCATGGCGGGCGACGGCGAGCACGGCTTCAGCCCGCTGATGGAGCACTGGATCGCCGGCATCCTGGCGACCCTCCGCGAGTTCACGCTGCTGTACGCCCCGACGATCAACTCCTACAAGCGTTTCGCCCTCGGCTCCTTCGCACCGACCGGCATCGCCTGGGGCGTCGACAACCGCACGTGCGCTTTGCGCGTGGTCGGTCGCGGCTCCTCCCTCCGGGTCGAGAACCGCGTTCCCGGGGGAGACGTGAACCCCTACCTCGCGATCTCCGCGATCATCGCGGGCGGTCTCCACGGCATCGAGAACGAACTCGAGCTGCCGGCGCCGCTCACGGGCAACGCCTACACCTCGGGCGTCGACACCCTGCCGACGACCCTGCGCGAGGCGGCGCGGCTCTTCTCCGAGTCGACGATCGCCCGCGCCGCCTTCGGCGACGACGTCGTCGAGCACTACCTCAACCAGGCGCGCATCGAGGTCGAGGCCTTCGACGCCGCCGTGACCGATTGGGAGCGGGTGCGTGGTTTCGAGCGCCTCTGA